The genomic stretch ATCTATAATTATTTTCAATGCTTCAGATAGCATTAAAATTGTATGCACTGGAGGTGTAGAGAAATATGAGGCTTTCCCATTTTCCATACTATTCATAACTGATAACCAATTCCTTAAGTCTAAGTAATAACCAGCGATACTTTTTTCATCTTTTAATCTTTCAATAGCCCTTTCGGAAAGTACTAAAATTCCTAACCCAGGAGGAACACCTAGAGCTTTCTGACTAGCTGTTAAATAAACGTCAACTCCCCACTCCTTTGCCTTTACTTCTTCTGCACCAACACTTGAAACTCCGTCAACAACTACTAAATCAACATAATCCCTGACAGCTTTTACACTATCCTTGATTGGTTGTCTTACTCCAGTGCTTGTCTCTACATGTGTGAAGGTAACTAACGTATATTTGTCCTTTTTTACTTCTTTTTCAACTGTCTCTGGTTCAACATAATAACCGGCTTCTGTACTTAATACATTAACTTTTACTGGATATTTTCTGAATATGTTTATCCACCTATCCCCAAAGACGCCGTTAGTAACTACTAAGACTTTTTCACCTTCTTTAAGTAATGATGTTACACTTTCCATTGCGGATGTTCCTCCACCTGGTATTAAAAACGGTTGATATCTATTGTCAACTTGGAATAATTCTCTTGTTTTCTTTAAGGAGAATTGAAAAGCTTCCACGAATTCTTGAGATGTAAAACCTACATTATTTTTTAAACCCGCATACAGCACTCTATCTAGAATATTCACTGGGCCTACATGCATTAGGAGCTTTTTTTCTTTTTGAATCATGAGATATTAAGGTGAAACATGATTATTTATTCTTTCTATTCATAAGTTAGGTTTGCCAAAATTTTAATGTTCTAGAATTTAACATAAAAATACCATT from Sulfolobus sp. S-194 encodes the following:
- a CDS encoding alanine--glyoxylate aminotransferase family protein, which gives rise to MIQKEKKLLMHVGPVNILDRVLYAGLKNNVGFTSQEFVEAFQFSLKKTRELFQVDNRYQPFLIPGGGTSAMESVTSLLKEGEKVLVVTNGVFGDRWINIFRKYPVKVNVLSTEAGYYVEPETVEKEVKKDKYTLVTFTHVETSTGVRQPIKDSVKAVRDYVDLVVVDGVSSVGAEEVKAKEWGVDVYLTASQKALGVPPGLGILVLSERAIERLKDEKSIAGYYLDLRNWLSVMNSMENGKASYFSTPPVHTILMLSEALKIIIDEEGLESRIKRHEKVASAIRAGIEGMGLEIVAKKPEAYSNTVTGVILKKTNASNVLSEIVLEGVELAPGVHPKLQGRYFRIGHMGWVTENDAIVTIASIERVLSKLGEDIRLGEGIKATQLYLTK